The stretch of DNA AATAGGCATCCAAGTATACTTCCCATTTGGAACATCATAgtgtttaatattgcatttatttgatgtatgcccctttttcatgcaataaaaacaagtagctAAACAAGTATTTCTATAGTGAGCAGTTCCTTTTTCTATCCATACTCTTCGAGTCCTTTTATTTTTAGGAACATATTTATTTCTACTTAGATTCTTCTTCTCAAAAGcatgtttttcaaaagatttattttctaaagaatctttaagttgtttttctaaaatcattaaCTCAAACATATAGCTTTTGCAAGATTCACATTCAACTTCCTCAATCTCTCTATTTTCTaaacttaagattttattttttaaaacattttcttcttctagagatttttcaagattgtcttgtaattctttaaaatctttttttaattttttgtgagcaATATCTAATTTACTGGATCTAGCAAGCAATTCTTGAAAAGCATCATAAAgagaatcataatcattttcattgtcagaggagcttacctcactgtcagaGTGATCACTATTGACCATTAAGCAAAAGTTTGCTTCTTCCTCATCGGATCCTTCAGAGTTGGATGAACTTGAGGCATTATCTTCCCATGCtatgtatgcctttttcttataatatttcttgcttttcttttcatcactcctttttgaatttgggcagtctGCTTTTACATGACCAGTttctccacatccatagcatttaaagtttgaggagcttccttgattctccttcttattactcttgaattgatttCTTCCTTTGGACTTCATgaactttgtgaacttctttatcaTGAGACTGagattctcatcatcatcagaatcttcttcctctttttgctTTTTGCCTTTGACAACCTCGGTTTTGAATGCaatattcttctttcttccttgatcttcttcatcattcagTCTTCCCAGCTCAAGCTCGTGCTCTCTCAGTTTTCCAAACAGAGCCCCCATGGTCATTGTTGCAAGATTCTGTGACTCCGTGATAGCCGTCACCTTTGGCTGCCAAGTCCTATtcaaagatttaagaatttttatgttaagttcATCAGTATCAAATGTTTTACCTAGCCCATTGAGATGGTTGACGATATGTGTGAACCGCTTCTGCACATCGTAGATGGTTTCTCCTTGCTGCATTCGAAACATCTCATATTCTTGTATCAAGGAGTTCTTTCTAGCCCATTTAACATCGtcagttccttcatgagtcactcgaAGGATTTCCCACATCTCGCATGCACTGGTGCAGATAGAAATTCTGTAGAACTCATCAAGAGTTAGAGTAGATGATATAATGTTTCTGGCTTTAACGTCATATTGAGCTCGCCTGTTTTCATCAGCAGTCCATTGAGCAAaaggctttggttcctgcacttCATTAACGACGTTAACAGGCACAAATGGTCCATTcaaaacagcatcccaaatacccctatcaactgattctaaaaatatttgcattctgactttccaaaaaggatagttttcacTTATGAAAAGTGGAGGTCTATTGATAGATgcaccttcagcaaaagtttgatttgaccctaccattttcgaaaaaaaatttgaatgactatcaaagcaagctctgataccaattgttggtatcgcgcagcggaatgactaaacaatggtcaaaaatcaagagggggggtgaattggatttttaaaaatcttgacaggttttaaaaatttttctcaaaatttaattaattaacttaaagtaatagttactttaaatgaaagtgcagataaataaggagtttaagggaagaagatgcacactgatatttatactggttcgaatcaaaagaccctacgtccagttgttaatctcttaaacaagaagattaactcaatcactataataataaaaaattacaacagattatataagagaaaagattagaaaacacctctcttgaacaaccacaagagatgaacaaaactccccctgaatctcacagaggatgaccagctttcctagcaatagcacaacactcaatcttctaagaactcacttagaaaaagttatcgctcactcacactaggtttttcaagctttctttaagaatct from Vigna unguiculata cultivar IT97K-499-35 chromosome 8, ASM411807v1, whole genome shotgun sequence encodes:
- the LOC114194854 gene encoding uncharacterized protein LOC114194854 gives rise to the protein MEIWWGQEPKPFAQWTADENRRAQYDVKARNIISSTLTLDEFYRISICTSACEMWEILRVTHEGTDDVKWARKNSLIQEYEMFRMQQGETIYDVQKRFTHIVNHLNGLGKTFDTDELNIKILKSLNRTWQPKVTAITESQNLATMTMGALFGKLREHELELGRLNDEEDQGRKKNIAFKTEVVKGKKQKEEEDSDDDENLSLMIKKFTKFMKSKGRNQFKRSDEEEANFCLMVNSDHSDSELTSKARKSLWYLDSGCSRHMMGDKRKIKNLKRKDQGFLTYGDNNKGKIIGIGDVGGGDTLEIKDVLLVEGLKHNLLSISQLCDKGLKVIFESD